CTTGTCCTGAAGCACCACATGCCCCTTTCCCCATGGCCCCTGGCTTCTGGGGACGGTCGGACCATAGAAGGAGATCACCGGGACCTTGAAGGCGGTGGCTATGTGCAGCGGGCCGGAATCATTGCCGATTATCAGGTCACAGCCGGCGAGCAATGCCGCCATCTGCCGCAGACTGGTCTTGGGGACCAGCTTTGCCGAGGGACAGGCTGATAAAATGATCTTGGCATCGGCCTCTTCCGAAGGGCTCCCCCAAAATACCAGAATTTTATTTCTTGGATTGGGTGACAGCGCTTTGGCCACAGCGATATAACTATCAATCGGCCAGCGCTTGCAGGCCCAACCCCCGGTGGGGATCAAGCCGACAACCCGGCCTCCGTCCAAAGCCCAAGACCGGTAAATATCCTGCCGGTAATTCTTTTCCTCCTCCGTCAGGTTGAAAACCAGGTCCTTGCGTGATATTGGTATCCCCAGATATTCCAGCACCGAAAGATTGAACTCCACTTCGTGACCGTAATTGGCAGCCCGGGCATTCAGCAGGTGATTATAAAAATATCTCCGGTAGCCGAAATCGAAACCGATCCGGTTCCTGGCACCGGAGATCACCGATTGAATGGCGGTCCGCGGCGTTCCCACCAGATCTATGGTCAGGTCATATCCGGCGTCCCTCAATCCTTTCAAGAAAGACATCTGCTTGGCCGGGCTGTTCTTTTTGAATAATATCAGCTGGTCGAGATCCGGATTGTTGGAAAGCACCGGGGCGCAGAAATCCCTGACCACATATGAGATCCGGGCTGAAGGATAGCCCATTCTAAGGTTGGCCAGAAAAGGGGTGGTCCACAAAACATCCCCCACGCCGCTCATCCTGAGGACCAGGATATTATCGGCCTTCAGCTTCATTGTGCGCCCAGTGCTATTTTATAGGCCCGTTCAAAACCCTGCAACATTTGAGGGTCCGAAAATTCCTTGATCACCTTCTCCCGGCCAGCCTTGCCCAATTTGATCCTCAGGCCCTCGTCATCGAGAAGAACGCTGGTTTTTTGGATCAGGTCTTTTACCTTCCTTACTTCGGCCAGCAGGCCGTCCTTCCTATCTTCTATTATGTCCAGGACGCCGTCCTTGCCGTAGGCCACGCAGGGCAGCCCGCAGGCCATGGCCTCGGTCAGAGCCAGGCCGAAGGATTCGGCATATGACGGAAAGACGAACATATCCAGGGCCTGCAGGTACCTTTCCCGGTCATCTTTGAACCCGGTCAGATGGGCCCTGGGGCCCAGTTTATCCCTGATCTCCTGTTCTATCTCATCCCCGTATCGGTCCTCGTTCCGGCTATGCCCGCCGATAAACAGGAACTCAACATTCCTTCCGGACAGGGCCTGGGCCATCTGGATGAAATCCTCATATCCCTTGCCATAGGATATCCGGCCCATCATGCCGATAAGGATTGCATCGTTGGATATCTCCAGTTCGTCTCGAACCGCCTCTCTTTGAATCAGATCCGGGATGAATCTGGACGTATCGGTGCCCAAATAGACGACATCTACTTTTCCCTCGGGAAGCGGGGTGGTTTCGATAAGGTTGTCCTTGATCAGCCGGGAGATGGCCGTAGCCCGGTCAACCCCCCGGTATACGAACCTATGCCAGGGGTCCTTTTTGTTGATATAGGACCCCAGGTGCTTGGTAAAAACTATCTTCCCTCCGGTCAACTGTTTGACCGGCACCGCCAGGTTGAGGTCCTTTGAGTAGTGCACATGAACTACATCGGGCTCGGTCTCTTTTACAAACTTTAAAAAACGGCAACAGCCGCTCCAGCCCAAAGAGCCATCGGCCAGGATCGGTTGGTTATCCAGGCCCAGTTCCCTGCACCTGGCGGACAGTGGAGTATCTTTGCCGGTAACCACCTTTACCTTGTACCCATTGGTTTTTTGCAGATAAGCTAATCGGCCGACAACCATCTCCATTCCGCCCCAGGAAGCCGAGCTGCAGACATGTACGATATTAATTTTCACTCTTGACTTCCCTCAGGTCCAGTTCCCAAAGCTTCAGATATTTGACCAGCACATAATAGGATGAAAGGACGCACAACATGAATCCCTCCCATCCGTCCCGGAACCCGGCCTTGAATATATACATTTTTAAAAAAGTGGCCGGGGGCGACAATATAATATGGCGCAGCTTGAATCTTTTTCCCCGGCTCTTCAGTTCTTTGGCGGCAATGGTGGTATAGCTGTTCAGCCTGGAAAGGTAGACATCCAGCGACGGGTAGGTATAATGCAGCATGGGGTGCCTGAAATATTCCGTAGCTCCCCTCAAAACAACTATATCGTGCGGGTTCATCCCGCCAAACCGCCCCTTGCTCTTCAGGAACAACCGTAGATGGTGATCGGGGAACCACCCACAGTGGGTTATCCATCTCCCGATAAAATTGGATCGGCGGGGGATATAATAACCGTCTATGGCTTGATCCCGGTCTTTCTTGACAGCCAGGATCTCCCGCCTTAGCTCGGGGGTGATCACCTCATCGGCATCTATGGAAAGGATCCATTCGCCCTGCGCCAGCTCTATGGCATGGTTCTTCTGCTGGATATGGCCCGGCCAGGGGTTGCTATAGACCCGCCCCGTGAATTTTCTGGCCAGCTCCACTGTGCGGTCGGTACTTTCGGCATCCACCACCACTATCTCATCGGCGAAATCCAGCGCCGAGAGGCACCGTTCGATATTGCCTTCCTCATTTTTAGTGATAACCGTCGCCGATATTCTCATTCTCCGCCCCCCCCGCCCGTCTTCCGTTGATACTCTTGCCAGGTATCGGGCCGGTTCTTCTCCAGCCACCGGCGGTGCCAGGCCTTGGAGAGCCGGAAGAACCAGTATACCATCATGGAGGTGGCATTCATATACCCGTGGGCCCCGTCCCGGTACCCTTGGTGGACAATGTAGCATTTCCACCACATTCCCAGGGGGGAAAATATCACCCGGGCCAGGCTGGGGTGGTATCCCTTGGGCAGGCGTTCCTCCACATCCAGTTCGGAATAGCGGTTTATCTTGTTGAAGTAATCAAAAGGGGTGTTATAGGCATCGTGCCATAGGGGCTCTTTGATCCGAAGTATTCGATTCTCCCCGCCCTCCACCTCCATCCAAGTGTGGGCGAATCCGGTCCAGCGGCATTTCCCCCTTCGGGCCAGGCGGGGCTGAGAGCTGGGATTGTAGTTGCCGTATCTTATCTGCCGCCCCCAGAAATGTTCCACCCTTCTTACCCAACCGGCGTTATATTCCAGGTAGGCCTCAGGATTGCGGCAGATATCCGACAATTTGTCCCTCAATTGGCCGGTGATATACTCGTCCTGATCCAGTATCAATATCCATTCCCCGGTGCAGCGTTGCATGCCGAATTCCCGCTGGGCCAGATAGCCGGGCCAGTCGTTGTGAAAATACTTATCGGTATACTTCTTGATAAGCTCGACCGAGCCGTCGCTGCTGCCGGAATCTATCACCACTATCTCGTCGGCCCATTGGGCCGATTCCAAGCAGTTGGCCAGCTTCTGCCCGCCATTGTAGGTATTGAGCATTATCGAGATTTTATCCACTTCCGGCCTCCCTGATCTTGGCCATCACCACAAAACGGCCCAAGGCCGACAGGCCGGCTATGGCCAGGCCCCGGACCCCCTCCCGCCACCCTTGCAGGACAACATACAGTTTCCAAAACTCCGCCAGGGGCTCCCATAAAAGCCTGAAGGCTGAAAACCGGCGGCCCTCCCGGATCTTCTGTTTGGCCTCCAGGGAGGTGTATTCATTGGTCTTCTCCAAGTACCGGAACAGATTCGGAACCGTATGGTGTTTTATGCAGCCCGTGACCAGCCTCCCCGTCGGACCGTTTATCAACACTCCTTCATGGATATCGACCTCCGGTATGCTGGCGGAATCTTTTTGGAACAGCCTGAGCTGCCAATCATTGCCCCAGCGGGAATATCTGATCATTTTGCCCAGAAAATAGTTGTTCCTTTTGAGGAAATATCCCCGGGCCGGGCCGGCCAGGTCCAGGTTTAATATCTCCCGGTTCAGGGGGGCATCCAGCGCCTCATCGGCGTCCAGGAAAAGCACCCAGGAGTTATTCGCCTTCTGCAAAGACCGCTGCCGCTGCCTGGCATAGCCCGGCCAGTCGGTCTGATATACTGCGGCCCCCATGGAACGCGCAATCTCCACTGTCCGGTCGGTGCTGCCGGAGTCCATGACTATGACCTCCGAGAAGCCCTTAAGGCTGCCGATGGACCGGGCGATGTTCTGTTCTTCGTTCCGGGCGATTATTATGGCGGTGATCTTATTCATCTGTCATCCGTCGTTGGTTATCCATAGGGCCGCCCCCAGCAGATCATCGGCCACGCAGTCGATCCTGTATTTTTTCAGCCAGGGTTCGTTTCCCCTGGACTGGCCGGTGAGCACCAGTATGGTCTTGGCCCCGATATTGTTCCCGAATTCGATATCGGCCCGGCTGTCGCCGATCATGTATGATCCCTGGAGGCTGATCTTCAGCTCTTTTTCCGCCTGCCGGGCCATCCCAATATCAGGCTTGCGGCAGGGTGCCTTTTCGTCAGGATGGCAAGGACAATAATATATGGCATCCAAGACCGCCCCCTCCCTCCTGAGCAGCTGCCGTAATTTTCGGTGAATGGCGCCCAGTGTTTTAAGGGTCAGGTATCCCCGGGCCACCCCCGACTGGTTGCTGACCACCACAACTTTGTATTTATTCTGATTGAGCAGCTTGACCGCCCGGCCGGAGTTTGGCAGCAAGCTCAACTGTTGGGGAGAATTGACATAATTGGTGTCAACATTGATGGTCCCGTCCCGGTCCATGAACACGGTTTTTACGGACATGGGCCCCCTCTGCAATTGCAATTAACAGTATGATAACCTATATTTTACCAGCAGGCAAGAAATATTTTCAAAGCAA
The nucleotide sequence above comes from Candidatus Edwardsbacteria bacterium. Encoded proteins:
- a CDS encoding glycosyltransferase family 2 protein, whose amino-acid sequence is MRISATVITKNEEGNIERCLSALDFADEIVVVDAESTDRTVELARKFTGRVYSNPWPGHIQQKNHAIELAQGEWILSIDADEVITPELRREILAVKKDRDQAIDGYYIPRRSNFIGRWITHCGWFPDHHLRLFLKSKGRFGGMNPHDIVVLRGATEYFRHPMLHYTYPSLDVYLSRLNSYTTIAAKELKSRGKRFKLRHIILSPPATFLKMYIFKAGFRDGWEGFMLCVLSSYYVLVKYLKLWELDLREVKSEN
- a CDS encoding glycosyltransferase family 9 protein translates to MKLKADNILVLRMSGVGDVLWTTPFLANLRMGYPSARISYVVRDFCAPVLSNNPDLDQLILFKKNSPAKQMSFLKGLRDAGYDLTIDLVGTPRTAIQSVISGARNRIGFDFGYRRYFYNHLLNARAANYGHEVEFNLSVLEYLGIPISRKDLVFNLTEEEKNYRQDIYRSWALDGGRVVGLIPTGGWACKRWPIDSYIAVAKALSPNPRNKILVFWGSPSEEADAKIILSACPSAKLVPKTSLRQMAALLAGCDLIIGNDSGPLHIATAFKVPVISFYGPTVPRSQGPWGKGHVVLQDKRLGCLGCNRMDCRDPKCMAGIPPDRVIKEAERLLDHAGKN
- a CDS encoding glycosyltransferase family 2 protein, which gives rise to MNKITAIIIARNEEQNIARSIGSLKGFSEVIVMDSGSTDRTVEIARSMGAAVYQTDWPGYARQRQRSLQKANNSWVLFLDADEALDAPLNREILNLDLAGPARGYFLKRNNYFLGKMIRYSRWGNDWQLRLFQKDSASIPEVDIHEGVLINGPTGRLVTGCIKHHTVPNLFRYLEKTNEYTSLEAKQKIREGRRFSAFRLLWEPLAEFWKLYVVLQGWREGVRGLAIAGLSALGRFVVMAKIREAGSG
- a CDS encoding HAD family hydrolase, whose translation is MSVKTVFMDRDGTINVDTNYVNSPQQLSLLPNSGRAVKLLNQNKYKVVVVSNQSGVARGYLTLKTLGAIHRKLRQLLRREGAVLDAIYYCPCHPDEKAPCRKPDIGMARQAEKELKISLQGSYMIGDSRADIEFGNNIGAKTILVLTGQSRGNEPWLKKYRIDCVADDLLGAALWITNDG
- a CDS encoding glycosyltransferase family 4 protein produces the protein MKINIVHVCSSASWGGMEMVVGRLAYLQKTNGYKVKVVTGKDTPLSARCRELGLDNQPILADGSLGWSGCCRFLKFVKETEPDVVHVHYSKDLNLAVPVKQLTGGKIVFTKHLGSYINKKDPWHRFVYRGVDRATAISRLIKDNLIETTPLPEGKVDVVYLGTDTSRFIPDLIQREAVRDELEISNDAILIGMMGRISYGKGYEDFIQMAQALSGRNVEFLFIGGHSRNEDRYGDEIEQEIRDKLGPRAHLTGFKDDRERYLQALDMFVFPSYAESFGLALTEAMACGLPCVAYGKDGVLDIIEDRKDGLLAEVRKVKDLIQKTSVLLDDEGLRIKLGKAGREKVIKEFSDPQMLQGFERAYKIALGAQ
- a CDS encoding glycosyltransferase family 2 protein is translated as MDKISIMLNTYNGGQKLANCLESAQWADEIVVIDSGSSDGSVELIKKYTDKYFHNDWPGYLAQREFGMQRCTGEWILILDQDEYITGQLRDKLSDICRNPEAYLEYNAGWVRRVEHFWGRQIRYGNYNPSSQPRLARRGKCRWTGFAHTWMEVEGGENRILRIKEPLWHDAYNTPFDYFNKINRYSELDVEERLPKGYHPSLARVIFSPLGMWWKCYIVHQGYRDGAHGYMNATSMMVYWFFRLSKAWHRRWLEKNRPDTWQEYQRKTGGGGGE